The proteins below come from a single Garra rufa chromosome 3, GarRuf1.0, whole genome shotgun sequence genomic window:
- the LOC141331618 gene encoding putative C-type lectin domain family 20 member A produces MKTSVTVLLFLSLFGQNVSIYRHHIFVDKALSWQDAQKHCRKHYDDLSTVREKDLQALSHNSLISSYFWIGVQRDHIDNNKWIWSEGGEATITFWNSGEPNGENEKCGAINKYKFTLYDMPCSYILQFYCMKADKLVVVHQRSTWEEALEYCRKNYTDLAIINSEDIMEEVKINSAAADTDEMWTGLRFLAGGWFWVNGVAFDYNVWSSDGEPQCPALNQRCGVYDRTQKVCKPTDCEQRLNFLCVKEK; encoded by the coding sequence ATGAAGACTTCAGTCACTGTGCTGCTTTTTTTGAGCCTCTTTGGGCAGAATGTCAGCATCTACAGACATCACATTTTCGTGGATAAGGCTTTGTCATGGCAAGATGCGCAGAAGCACTGCAGAAAGCACTATGACGACCTGTCCACTGTCAGAGAGAAAGATTTACAggctttatctcacaattccctAATTAGCAGTTATTTTTGGATTGGAGTTCAGAGAGACCATATAGACAATAACAAATGGATATGGTCCGAAGGTGGAGAAGCAACAATTACATTTTGGAACTCAGGAGAGCCTAATGGTGAAAATGAAAAGTGTGGCgctattaataaatacaaatttactCTGTATGACATGCCTTGCTCTTACAttctacagttttactgtatgaAGGCCGATAAGTTGGTTGTGGTGCATCAGAGAAGCACATGGGAAGAGGCCTTGGAATATTGCAGAAAAAACTACACTGACCTGGCCATAATAAACTCAGAAGACATTATGGAAGAAGTGAAGATTAATAGCGCAGCAGCTGATACAGATGAAATGTGGACCGGTCTACGCTTTCTAGCTGGAGGTTGGTTTTGGGTAAACGGAGTCGCTTTTGATTACAATGTCTGGTCTTCGGATGGAGAGCCCCAGTGTCCTGCCCTGAACCAGCGCTGTGGGGTTTATGACAGAACACAGAAGGTTTGTAAACCCACAGACTGTGAGCAGAGACTCAACTTTCTCTGTGTCAAGGAGAAATGA